The following proteins are co-located in the Vigna angularis cultivar LongXiaoDou No.4 chromosome 2, ASM1680809v1, whole genome shotgun sequence genome:
- the LOC108328018 gene encoding uncharacterized protein LOC108328018 isoform X2, translated as MPCLNLSTNVNLDGVDTSSILSEATSTVARIIGKPEAYVMIVLKGSVPISFGGNEQPAAYGELVSIGGLNPDVNKKLSAAIATILETKLSVPKSRYFLKFYDTKGSNLGWNGSTF; from the exons ATGCCGTGCCTCAACCTCTCCACCAACGTCAACCTCGACGGCGTCGATACCTCTTCCATTCTCTCCGAGGCCACCTCAACCGTCGCAAGGATCATTGGCAAACCCGAAGCC tatgtgatgattgtattgAAAGGATCAGTACCTATATCTTTCGGTGGAAATGAGCAGCCAGCGGCTTATGGTGAATTGGTGTCCATTGGTGGTCTGAACCCTGATGTCAACAAGAAACTCAGTGCCGCCATTGCTACAATTCTTGAAACCAAATTGTCTGTTCCAAAGTCGCGATACTTCTTGAAGTTTTACGACACTAAG GGTTCCAACCTTGGATGGAATGGATCTACATTCTGA
- the LOC108328018 gene encoding uncharacterized protein LOC108328018 isoform X1 produces MPCLNLSTNVNLDGVDTSSILSEATSTVARIIGKPEAYVMIVLKGSVPISFGGNEQPAAYGELVSIGGLNPDVNKKLSAAIATILETKLSVPKSRYFLKFYDTKAHQSQEYAQCLHALHQH; encoded by the exons ATGCCGTGCCTCAACCTCTCCACCAACGTCAACCTCGACGGCGTCGATACCTCTTCCATTCTCTCCGAGGCCACCTCAACCGTCGCAAGGATCATTGGCAAACCCGAAGCC tatgtgatgattgtattgAAAGGATCAGTACCTATATCTTTCGGTGGAAATGAGCAGCCAGCGGCTTATGGTGAATTGGTGTCCATTGGTGGTCTGAACCCTGATGTCAACAAGAAACTCAGTGCCGCCATTGCTACAATTCTTGAAACCAAATTGTCTGTTCCAAAGTCGCGATACTTCTTGAAGTTTTACGACACTAAG GCCCATCAGAGTCAAGAATATGCACAATGTTTGCATGCTTTACACCAGCACTAG